Proteins from one Thermoanaerobaculia bacterium genomic window:
- a CDS encoding slipin family protein has translation MIQGTIVAAIVALIVLMKWINILKEYERAVTFWLGRLSPTPKGPGFTFIFWPFETMVRVSLRTIVHEVPQQDIITRDNVSVKVSAVVYFRVIDAPKAVVEVENYLYATSQLAQTVLRSVLGQAQLDELLAERDKLNLALQQTIDQHTEPWGIKVSMVEVKQVDLPPEMQRAMAIQATAEREKRAKIIHAEGEFQASQQLADAAKVIATEPMTLQLRYLQTLT, from the coding sequence ATGATCCAGGGAACCATCGTCGCCGCGATCGTCGCGCTGATCGTGCTCATGAAATGGATCAACATCCTGAAGGAGTACGAGCGGGCGGTCACGTTCTGGCTCGGGCGGCTGTCCCCCACCCCGAAAGGCCCGGGATTCACGTTCATCTTCTGGCCGTTCGAGACGATGGTCCGGGTGTCGCTCCGGACGATCGTGCACGAGGTGCCGCAGCAGGACATCATCACGCGCGACAACGTCTCGGTGAAGGTCTCGGCGGTCGTGTACTTCCGGGTCATCGACGCCCCGAAGGCGGTCGTCGAGGTCGAGAACTACCTCTACGCGACGTCGCAGCTCGCGCAGACGGTCCTCCGCTCGGTGCTCGGCCAGGCGCAGCTCGACGAGCTCCTCGCCGAGCGCGACAAGCTGAACCTCGCGCTCCAGCAGACGATCGATCAGCACACCGAGCCGTGGGGCATCAAGGTGTCGATGGTCGAGGTCAAGCAGGTGGATCTCCCGCCCGAGATGCAGCGGGCGATGGCGATCCAGGCCACCGCCGAGCGCGAGAAGCGCGCGAAGATCATCCACGCGGAAGGGGAGTTCCAGGCTTCGCAGCAGCTCGCCGACGCGGCGAAGGTGATCGCCACGGAGCCGATGACGCTCCAGCTCCGCTATCTCCAGACGCTGACCGA
- a CDS encoding nodulation protein NfeD, translating to MKSSLFLAGAFLAGAVAAGAQPPRPLVLVARLDGEIHPAAAGFVKRSIAEAADRHAALLVVEISTPGGLMTSMREITTAIVNSKVPVATFVSPSGARAASAGFFILLAGDWAAMAPETNTGAAHPVGSQGQDVPETMRKKVEQDALAQIRTLCAAHHRDPDPAEKAVMESLSYTETEALQKRLIDAVARDPVDLCRRLDGQTLVRASGEHVAMNLKSPRFETVEMGSVERALGVVSEPNLAYVLFLIGLVGLYFELSHPGAVLPGVLGGVSLLLALYAFSVLPVSFTAMGLIALGILFVVSELKFPMHGMLALAGIAVFVAGSLLLFSGNRYGYRVDIGIVLPGALLAGGILAALSMRAVAVRSRPVRTGAEGLIGESGRAMTDLAPAGRILAHGEYWDARADVPVPSGAAVRIVGKDGFTLIVRPAGGSGS from the coding sequence TTGAAATCGAGCCTTTTCCTCGCGGGAGCGTTCCTCGCCGGTGCGGTCGCGGCCGGAGCCCAGCCCCCGCGCCCTCTCGTTCTCGTCGCGCGGCTCGACGGGGAGATCCATCCCGCCGCCGCCGGGTTCGTGAAACGGTCGATCGCCGAGGCCGCGGACCGCCACGCGGCGCTCCTCGTCGTCGAGATCTCGACTCCCGGCGGCCTCATGACGTCCATGCGGGAGATCACGACCGCGATCGTGAATTCGAAGGTTCCGGTCGCCACGTTCGTCTCCCCGTCGGGAGCCCGCGCCGCGTCGGCGGGCTTCTTCATCCTCCTCGCCGGCGACTGGGCCGCGATGGCGCCCGAGACGAACACCGGCGCGGCGCACCCGGTCGGAAGCCAGGGCCAGGACGTGCCGGAGACGATGCGCAAGAAGGTCGAACAGGACGCCCTCGCCCAGATCCGCACGCTCTGCGCCGCGCATCACCGCGATCCGGATCCCGCGGAAAAGGCGGTGATGGAGAGCCTCTCGTACACCGAGACCGAGGCGCTGCAGAAGCGCCTCATCGACGCCGTGGCGCGCGACCCCGTCGATCTCTGCCGCCGGCTCGACGGGCAGACGCTCGTGCGCGCGAGCGGCGAGCACGTCGCGATGAATCTCAAGTCGCCGCGGTTCGAGACGGTCGAAATGGGCTCCGTCGAGCGCGCGCTCGGCGTGGTGTCCGAGCCGAACCTCGCCTACGTCCTCTTCCTGATCGGCCTCGTCGGGCTCTACTTCGAGCTCTCGCATCCGGGCGCCGTCCTGCCGGGCGTCCTCGGGGGCGTCTCGCTGCTGCTGGCGCTCTATGCGTTCTCCGTGCTCCCCGTGAGCTTCACGGCGATGGGCCTGATCGCGCTCGGAATCCTCTTCGTCGTCTCCGAACTGAAGTTCCCGATGCACGGAATGCTCGCGCTCGCCGGCATCGCGGTGTTCGTCGCCGGCTCCCTCCTCCTCTTCTCCGGGAACCGGTACGGCTACCGGGTGGACATCGGCATCGTCCTTCCGGGGGCCCTGCTCGCCGGAGGGATCCTCGCGGCGCTGTCGATGCGCGCCGTGGCGGTCCGCTCCCGGCCCGTCCGCACCGGAGCCGAGGGACTGATCGGGGAGAGCGGCCGCGCGATGACCGATCTCGCTCCCGCGGGGCGCATCCTCGCGCACGGCGAGTACTGGGACGCGCGCGCGGACGTGCCGGTCCCGTCCGGCGCGGCGGTGCGGATCGTCGGGAAGGACGGGTTCACGCTGATCGTCCGGCCGGCCGGCGGGTCCGGATCCTGA
- a CDS encoding phosphatase PAP2 family protein — MSRRPLEIVNIAAVLALSGIAGLCAAAGRLPGWREVLARYGLMLVFLLVMAGLAAREEKLGRALRLLVNFYPMAVIPLIYESLGVLIPALRGPSRDAWLVAADRAIFHTDPTVWLERVVWPPLTDLLLLAYSTYYFFPIIVGITLWRKDPALARKFIFTLSFTFYLSYAGYFLIPAQGPRVALAAEQSVTLEVTPVSRTISRKLNELEHTKDDAFPSGHTMVTVFCLLVAFRESRKLFRAWLPIATLLIVSTIYCRFHYVIDVIAGFSLAFVALPVGERLYAWIQGEASVPGTARTTT, encoded by the coding sequence ATGTCCCGCCGTCCCCTCGAAATCGTCAACATCGCGGCCGTCCTCGCCCTCTCCGGGATCGCCGGACTGTGCGCGGCGGCGGGCCGGCTGCCCGGGTGGCGGGAGGTGCTCGCCCGCTACGGACTGATGCTCGTTTTCCTGCTCGTCATGGCCGGGCTCGCCGCGCGCGAGGAAAAGCTCGGCCGCGCGCTGCGCCTCCTCGTCAACTTCTATCCGATGGCGGTCATCCCGTTGATCTACGAGAGCCTCGGCGTGCTGATTCCCGCGCTTCGGGGGCCGAGCCGGGACGCCTGGCTCGTCGCCGCGGACCGGGCGATCTTCCACACCGATCCGACCGTCTGGCTCGAGCGCGTCGTGTGGCCTCCGCTGACCGACCTCCTCCTTCTCGCCTATTCGACGTACTACTTCTTTCCGATCATCGTCGGCATCACGCTCTGGAGGAAGGACCCGGCCCTGGCCCGGAAGTTCATCTTCACCCTCTCCTTCACGTTCTACCTGTCGTACGCCGGATATTTCCTGATCCCGGCGCAGGGGCCGAGGGTGGCTCTGGCGGCCGAGCAGTCGGTGACGCTCGAGGTGACGCCGGTCTCGCGGACCATCTCCCGAAAGCTCAACGAGCTCGAGCACACGAAGGACGACGCGTTTCCGTCGGGGCACACGATGGTGACCGTCTTCTGCCTGCTCGTCGCCTTCCGCGAGAGCCGGAAGCTCTTCCGGGCCTGGCTTCCGATCGCGACGCTCCTGATCGTCTCGACGATCTACTGCCGCTTCCACTACGTCATCGACGTGATCGCCGGATTCTCCCTCGCGTTCGTCGCGCTGCCCGTCGGCGAACGACTCTACGCCTGGATCCAGGGCGAGGCTTCGGTACCGGGAACGGCCCGGACCACGACGTAG
- a CDS encoding MFS transporter, translating into MSRLGEALRALRHRNFRLFFTGQIISLVGTWMQTIAESWLVYRLTGSAAKLGMVGFCAQIPVFLIAPIGGAAADQSNRRRTLVFTQSAAMLLALAYAILTLTHRIQIWQIFLLAALLGVVNGFDIPTRQAFVVDMVGKEDLMNAIALNSSMFNGARIIGPAVAGILVASVGEGWCFFINSLSYIAVIAGLLMMTVPRRRIAAGSGSPARRIAEGFRFTATTGPIAGLLLLLGLVSLAGMPYAVLMPIFADRVLHGGARTLGVLMSASGAGALVGAFSLALRRGVSGLGRWVALAAGGFGAALIAFSFSHTIWVSAALLVPVGYSLMVEMASSNTLIQAMVPDELRGRVMAVYSMMFMGMAPIGALLAGFAAHAFGAAETVAGGGVLCIAGAAAFAWKLPSLRTEGRRLILAQQAAAGEPAAGVIGTTVRE; encoded by the coding sequence ATGTCGAGACTTGGGGAAGCTCTCCGCGCCCTCCGGCATCGGAACTTCCGGCTCTTCTTCACCGGACAGATCATTTCCCTCGTCGGCACCTGGATGCAGACGATCGCCGAGTCGTGGCTGGTCTACCGCCTGACCGGCTCGGCCGCGAAGCTGGGAATGGTCGGCTTCTGCGCGCAGATCCCGGTCTTCCTGATCGCGCCGATCGGCGGCGCCGCGGCGGACCAGAGCAACCGCCGGCGCACCCTCGTCTTCACGCAGAGCGCCGCGATGCTCCTGGCCCTTGCGTACGCGATCCTCACGCTGACCCACCGCATCCAGATCTGGCAGATCTTCCTCCTCGCGGCGCTGCTCGGCGTCGTGAACGGGTTCGACATCCCGACCCGCCAGGCGTTCGTCGTCGACATGGTGGGAAAGGAAGACCTGATGAACGCGATCGCGCTCAACTCCTCGATGTTCAACGGGGCGCGGATCATCGGCCCCGCCGTCGCCGGGATCCTCGTCGCCTCGGTCGGCGAGGGATGGTGCTTCTTCATCAATTCGCTGAGTTACATCGCCGTCATCGCCGGGCTCCTGATGATGACCGTCCCCCGCCGCCGGATCGCGGCGGGATCCGGGTCGCCGGCCCGGAGGATCGCCGAAGGGTTCCGGTTCACCGCGACGACCGGGCCGATCGCCGGCCTCCTGCTCCTCCTGGGCCTCGTGAGCCTCGCCGGGATGCCCTACGCCGTCCTGATGCCGATCTTCGCCGACCGCGTGCTGCACGGCGGGGCCCGCACGCTCGGCGTGCTCATGAGCGCGTCGGGCGCCGGCGCCCTCGTCGGCGCCTTCAGTCTCGCGCTGCGCCGCGGGGTTTCGGGCCTCGGCCGCTGGGTCGCCCTCGCGGCCGGAGGCTTCGGCGCCGCGCTCATCGCGTTCTCGTTTTCCCACACGATCTGGGTCTCGGCGGCGCTCCTCGTCCCGGTCGGCTACTCGCTGATGGTCGAGATGGCGTCTTCCAACACGCTCATCCAGGCGATGGTCCCCGACGAGCTCCGCGGCCGCGTGATGGCGGTGTATTCGATGATGTTCATGGGAATGGCGCCGATCGGCGCGCTGCTGGCCGGGTTCGCCGCGCACGCGTTCGGCGCCGCGGAAACGGTCGCGGGCGGCGGCGTCCTCTGCATCGCCGGCGCGGCGGCGTTCGCCTGGAAGCTGCCGTCGCTCCGCACGGAGGGCCGCCGCCTCATCCTCGCGCAGCAGGCCGCCGCCGGCGAGCCCGCGGCGGGGGTGATCGGGACGACCGTGCGGGAATAG
- a CDS encoding GNAT family N-acetyltransferase, giving the protein MKLVPLSRGRRDVSRFLAVPHAIYRDDPNWVAPLEDDLKKVFTDANPLFEHAEMQLWVAERDGRDVGRIAGILDRAHNDFHRERSAFFGFFESVDDPEVSRALFERVEAWAKERGMERILGPMNPTTNDECGLLVEGFDSPPVLMMTYNPEYYMKLFADAGLAKAKDLLAYRVVLADKPLARLSRLSAGFERRQPELRVRPIRKKTLKADLTKVKEVYNAAWEENWGFVPMTDGDIDFMAARLKPLLVEDLVLLAETPQEPVAFMMSLPDYNEAMKPLRGKLLTPKIFGFLAYLLGWKKPRMTRLITLGIKKSHRNRGIDAVMFAHSLQAMLAAGYEECEISWILEDNVMVQRPIALFDGEIYKRYRIYEKSVAS; this is encoded by the coding sequence TTGAAGCTCGTCCCCCTTTCCCGCGGGCGCCGCGACGTCTCCCGGTTCCTCGCGGTCCCCCACGCGATCTACCGCGACGATCCGAACTGGGTCGCCCCGCTGGAAGACGACCTGAAGAAGGTCTTCACCGACGCGAACCCGCTCTTCGAGCACGCCGAGATGCAGCTCTGGGTCGCGGAGCGCGACGGCCGGGACGTGGGACGGATCGCCGGCATCCTCGACCGGGCCCACAACGACTTCCACCGCGAGCGTTCCGCCTTCTTCGGTTTCTTCGAATCGGTCGACGACCCGGAAGTCTCCCGCGCGCTGTTCGAGAGAGTCGAGGCGTGGGCGAAGGAGCGCGGGATGGAACGGATCCTCGGCCCGATGAATCCGACCACGAACGACGAATGCGGCCTGCTCGTCGAGGGGTTCGATTCGCCCCCCGTCCTGATGATGACCTACAACCCCGAATACTACATGAAATTGTTCGCCGATGCCGGGCTCGCGAAGGCGAAGGACCTCCTCGCCTACAGGGTCGTCCTCGCGGACAAGCCGCTCGCGCGTCTCTCGCGTCTCTCGGCCGGCTTCGAGCGCCGCCAGCCGGAGCTCCGCGTGCGCCCGATCCGGAAGAAGACGCTGAAGGCCGACCTCACGAAGGTCAAGGAGGTCTACAACGCGGCGTGGGAAGAGAACTGGGGCTTCGTGCCGATGACCGACGGAGACATCGACTTCATGGCGGCCCGCCTGAAGCCCCTGCTGGTCGAGGACCTGGTGCTCCTCGCGGAGACGCCGCAGGAGCCGGTCGCCTTCATGATGTCGCTTCCCGACTACAACGAGGCCATGAAGCCGCTCCGCGGAAAGCTCCTCACGCCGAAGATCTTCGGCTTCCTCGCGTATCTCCTCGGATGGAAGAAGCCGAGGATGACGCGGCTCATCACGCTCGGCATCAAGAAGAGCCACCGCAACCGCGGGATCGACGCGGTGATGTTCGCGCACTCGCTGCAGGCGATGCTCGCGGCAGGGTACGAGGAGTGCGAGATCTCCTGGATCCTCGAGGACAACGTGATGGTGCAGCGCCCGATCGCGCTCTTCGACGGGGAGATCTACAAGAGGTATCGGATCTACGAAAAATCCGTCGCGTCCTAG
- a CDS encoding pyridoxal phosphate-dependent aminotransferase family protein, with protein sequence MTPEKRKASVFDKCRSYDVPDRLIAAGLFPYFRVIESAQDPEVRFEGRNLVMLGSNNYLGLTNHPKVKEAAAQAVVRYGSGCAGSRFLNGTLGIHIELEEKLARFMGKEAAVTFSTGFQVNLGAIACLVERGDFVYLDKQDHACIIDGARLSFGITKKFAHNDAADLRRLMDDGGRKGRLVVVDGVFSMEGDIANLPEIVDVAQQFGAGVMVDDAHGLGVLGRRGRGTAEHFGLEDDVDLIMGTFSKSLASIGGFICGDAELIHFIKHRARTLIFSAAPPPASVAAASAAVDIIEREPDRRERLWKNTRFMMEGLRSLGFDTGASETPVIPIIVGDDMHAFGMAKRLEEEGVFVNPVVSPATAKGRALLRTSYMATHTEEHLSRALDALEKVGREFHVI encoded by the coding sequence GTGACGCCCGAAAAAAGGAAGGCTTCGGTCTTCGACAAGTGTCGGAGTTACGACGTGCCCGACCGCCTGATCGCGGCGGGCCTCTTCCCGTACTTCCGCGTCATCGAGTCCGCCCAGGACCCGGAGGTCCGGTTTGAAGGGCGGAACCTCGTCATGCTCGGCTCGAACAACTATCTCGGCCTCACGAACCACCCGAAGGTCAAGGAGGCGGCGGCGCAGGCCGTCGTCCGATACGGATCGGGGTGCGCCGGCAGCCGGTTCCTGAACGGGACGCTCGGCATCCACATCGAGCTCGAGGAGAAGCTCGCGCGTTTCATGGGGAAGGAGGCGGCCGTCACGTTCTCGACCGGCTTCCAGGTCAACCTCGGGGCGATCGCGTGCCTCGTCGAACGCGGAGATTTCGTCTACCTCGACAAACAGGACCACGCCTGCATCATCGACGGCGCGCGCCTCTCGTTCGGCATCACGAAGAAGTTCGCCCACAACGACGCGGCGGACCTTCGGCGGCTGATGGACGACGGCGGGCGCAAGGGACGCCTCGTCGTCGTCGACGGCGTCTTTTCGATGGAGGGAGACATCGCGAATCTCCCGGAGATCGTCGACGTCGCGCAGCAGTTCGGCGCCGGCGTGATGGTGGACGATGCGCACGGCCTCGGCGTGCTCGGGCGGCGGGGGCGGGGGACGGCCGAGCACTTCGGCCTCGAGGACGACGTCGACCTCATCATGGGGACCTTCTCGAAATCGCTCGCGTCGATCGGCGGATTCATCTGCGGGGACGCCGAGCTCATCCACTTCATCAAGCACCGCGCGCGCACGCTGATCTTCTCGGCGGCTCCTCCTCCGGCTTCGGTCGCCGCCGCCTCCGCCGCGGTCGACATCATCGAGCGGGAGCCGGACCGCCGCGAGCGGCTCTGGAAGAACACCCGGTTCATGATGGAAGGACTTCGGAGCCTCGGTTTCGACACCGGAGCTTCGGAGACCCCGGTGATCCCGATCATCGTCGGCGACGACATGCACGCGTTCGGGATGGCGAAGCGGCTGGAAGAGGAAGGGGTGTTCGTCAACCCCGTGGTCTCTCCGGCGACCGCGAAGGGGCGGGCGCTTCTCCGGACCTCCTACATGGCGACCCACACGGAGGAGCACCTGTCGCGGGCTCTCGACGCGCTCGAGAAGGTCGGCCGCGAGTTCCACGTCATTTGA
- a CDS encoding NAD-dependent epimerase/dehydratase family protein: MSTVFITGATGFVGSHAARLFLAEGWSVRALVRNPARPGLLPPGVEIVAGGLSGGNHRRSLEGCDAVVHVAGVTKARNLAEYSAVNAEGTSAMVRAASDAAPRARFVLVSSQAAAGPSRGGVPVREGDPPAPVSWYGMSKLAGENAVAEGWKGSWCIVRPSVVYGPGDPGLRQLFSAVARGWAPILAGGRRRIQLIGAAELARVLLAAATRPELSGRRGFAAGPPVAMGELVGYSASLRRPPARRVPIPELAIRAAGWIETMRETVTGKSRPFNRDKAREILQPEWICDPEPFLRDAAAGDLAPWREGIARTIAWYVREGWIPAAFGEL, translated from the coding sequence TTGAGCACCGTCTTCATCACCGGGGCGACCGGCTTCGTGGGGAGCCACGCGGCGCGGCTCTTTCTCGCGGAAGGGTGGAGTGTGCGGGCGCTCGTTCGAAACCCCGCGCGGCCCGGATTGCTTCCCCCGGGAGTCGAGATCGTCGCGGGCGGCCTGTCGGGCGGGAACCACCGGCGGTCGCTCGAAGGGTGCGATGCCGTCGTGCACGTCGCCGGCGTCACGAAGGCGCGGAATCTCGCGGAATACTCGGCGGTCAACGCGGAGGGCACGTCGGCCATGGTCCGGGCGGCCTCGGACGCGGCGCCCCGTGCCCGGTTCGTTCTCGTTTCGTCGCAGGCGGCGGCCGGCCCTTCGCGCGGCGGAGTGCCGGTCCGGGAAGGGGACCCTCCGGCGCCGGTTTCCTGGTATGGCATGTCCAAACTCGCCGGGGAGAACGCCGTTGCCGAGGGATGGAAGGGAAGCTGGTGCATCGTCCGGCCGTCGGTCGTCTACGGCCCCGGCGATCCGGGCCTTCGGCAGCTCTTCTCGGCGGTCGCCCGGGGTTGGGCGCCGATTCTCGCGGGCGGCCGCCGGCGAATCCAGCTGATCGGCGCCGCCGAGCTCGCCCGCGTTCTCCTGGCCGCGGCGACCCGGCCCGAGCTCTCCGGACGGCGGGGCTTCGCGGCGGGGCCGCCGGTCGCGATGGGCGAGCTGGTCGGCTACTCCGCCTCCCTCCGGCGACCCCCCGCGCGGCGCGTTCCGATTCCCGAGCTCGCGATTCGCGCGGCAGGCTGGATCGAGACGATGCGGGAGACCGTCACGGGGAAATCCCGCCCTTTCAACCGCGACAAGGCGCGGGAGATCCTCCAGCCGGAGTGGATCTGCGATCCGGAACCGTTCCTGCGCGACGCGGCGGCGGGAGACCTCGCTCCCTGGCGCGAAGGGATCGCGCGCACGATCGCGTGGTACGTGCGCGAGGGCTGGATCCCCGCGGCTTTCGGGGAATTGTAA